One window of the Gambusia affinis linkage group LG13, SWU_Gaff_1.0, whole genome shotgun sequence genome contains the following:
- the LOC122842846 gene encoding barrier-to-autointegration factor A-like, which produces MSTTSQKHRNFVSEPMADKPVTALAGIGDRLGHSLMEQGYDKAYVVLGQFLLLRKDTELFCYWLKDVAAASSKQAEDCAQCLKEWCDAFL; this is translated from the exons ATGTCGACAACGTCTCAGAAACACCGCAACTTTGTATCGGAGCCGATGGCGGACAAACCGGTCACGGCGCTGGCCGGGATCGGAGACAGACTGGGCCACAGCCTGATGGAACAGGGCTACGATAAG GCCTACGTGGTTCTGGGTCAGTTCCTGCTGCTGAGGAAAGACACGGAGCTGTTCTGCTATTGGCTGAAGGATGTCGCTGCAGCCAGTAGCAAGCAGGCTGAAGACTGCGCCCAGTGCCTGAAGGAGTGGTGCGACGCCTTCCTGTGA
- the entpd6 gene encoding ectonucleoside triphosphate diphosphohydrolase 6: MRSKMAALFLLLVLVLVLFLKRFSSSSSYRPPPHRPASHRTGPDRPGSSEGDGLQYEVVFDAGSTGTRVHVFRFQMENPGFPSLDRETFRAVEPGLSAYADDPQKCSAGIVALLDLARSVVPPSQWSRTPVVLKATAGLRLLPGDRAELLLDRVRALFQESPFLSTEDSASIMDGTDEGISAWITINFLTGGLQGLDQPTVGMLDLGGGSTQITFCPRHEKTIQMSPIDDIRSFQMFNRTHTVYTHSYLGLGLMSARLAVLGGVDVPPSGGSTERVSPCLAPGFSGSWEHDDVVYTLKGQKEGEPVYEACLNKVQKVLYRKLSAVPEAADVNFYAFSFYYDRAVDLQAIDEAAGGTIRVSDYGQAAERVCRGPLDLQNPFLCLDLVYISVLLQELGFPANKQLRLARTVRQVEASWALGAAFQHLEALRRH, from the exons ATGCgatccaagatggccgccctgttcctcctcctggttctggttctggttctcttcCTCAAGCggttctcctcctcttcctcctacCGGCCGCCGCCACACCGACCCGCCTCACACAGAACTGGACCGGACCGGCCCGGTTCCTCTGAAGGAGACGGACTCCAGTATGAAGTCGTGTTTGATGCTGGGAGCACTGGGACCAGAGTCCACGTGTTCCGGTTCCAGATGGAGAACCCAG GGTTTCCCAGTCTGGACCGGGAGACGTTCCGGGCCGTAGAACCGGGCCTGTCCGCGTACGCCGACGACCCGCAGAAG TGCTCCGCCGGCATCGTGGCGCTGTTGGACCTGGCCCGGTCCGTCGTCCCCCCGTCCCAGTGGAGCAGAACCCCGGTGGTTCTGAAGGCCACGGCCGGCCTGAGGCTGCTGCCTGGAGACCGGGccgagctgctgctggaccgg GTGAGGGCGCTGTTCCAGGAGTCTCCCTTCCTGTCCACGGAGGACAGCGCGTCCATCATGGACGGAACCGACGAAG GGATCTCAGCCTGGATCACCATCAACTTCCTGACAG GTGGGCTGCAGGGTCTGGACCAGCCCACCGTTGGGATGTTGGACCTCGGCGGCGGCTCGACCCAGATCACCTTCTGCCCCCGTCATGAG AAAACCATCCAGATGTCGCCGATTGATGACATCAGATCCTTCCAGATGTTCAACCGCACACACACCGTCTACACACACAG cTATCTGGGTCTGGGTCTGATGTCGGCTCGGCTCGCTGTCCTTGGAGGTGTGGACGTTCCCCCCT cagggggcagcactgAGCGGGTCAGCCCCTGCCTTGCTCCAGGGTTCTCGGGCAGCTGGGAACACGATGACGTCGTCTACACCCTGAAGGGCCAGAAGGAAG GGGAGCCAGTTTACGAGGCGTGCCTGAACAAAGTCCAGAAAGTTCTGTACAGGAAGCTGAGCGCGGTGCCTGAGGCGGCGGATGTCAACTTCTACGCCTTCTCCTTCTACTACGACCGCGCCGTCGACCTCCAGGCCATCG atgAGGCGGCGGGCGGAACCATCAGAGTGTCGGACTACGGCCAGGCTGCCGAGAGAG TGTGCCGCGGCCCGCTGGACCTCCAGAACCCATTCCTGTGTCTGGACCTGGTCTACATCtcggttctgctgcaggagctCGGCTTCCCGGCCAACAAGCAGCTCAGG CTGGCCCGGACCGTGCGCCAGGTGGAGGCCAGCTGGGCCCTGGGCGCCGCTTTCCAGCACCTGGAGGCCCTCAGGAGACACtga